The following nucleotide sequence is from Anabaena sphaerica FACHB-251.
AGCTTTCTAGCAGGGAGCAAGAAAGAGGAAACGGAGCTTTCTAGCAGGGAGCAAGGGGAAAACTTTTCTCCTCTGCCCCCCTGCTTCTTCTGCCCCCTGCACCCCTCCCCCCTGCTTCTTCTGTCACCTGTCACCTGTCACCTGTTTTAAAGTGTTACTGTATACGCATCCCGAATACCGGACACTTGTTTAATTTCATCCAAGATCCCATCTGGTAAAGGATCATCAATGCTTAGAGCCATGACCGCATCACCACGGACGATTTTCCGGCCTACCTGCATACTTGCAATATTGACATTAAAACTGCCAAGTAAAGAACCGAGTTTACCGATAATTCCCGGCATATCACGGTGCAGAGTGAACAGCATATATTTGCTAGGTGGGACATTAATGGGGAAACCATCAACATCAGTTAAGTGGATTTCCTTATCACCCAACAAAGCACCTGTCACAGAATGAGTACCTAAAGTACCCGTGGCTTCCAGATGCAGAGAACCAGCATAATCTCGCGCTGAAGCATCCCGTGTTTCAATTACCCGAATACCTCTTTCTTTAGCTTCTATGCTGGCATTGACATAATTTACCCGTTCCCGCAAAGCTTGATATAGTAGTCCTTTTAAGGCTGCTACTACTAAAGGCTGACTCTTATTAGTTGCCAGTTCACCTTGTAGTTTGACAGTCAGTGTTTCCACCCTTCCACCCGCTAGTTGTCCAACCAAGTTACCCAAGGTTTCAGCCAACTGCATATAAGGTTTGAGTTCTTCCAAGATATCGGGTCCGAGTCCAGGAATGTTGACCGCAGAACGGGCAGGTAGTCCTAAAATAACATCACGGATTTGTTCAGCTACGTCTATGGCTACGTTCACTTGGGCTTCGGTGGTAGATGCACCTAAGTGGGGAGTGAGGATGATATCTTTACCGAGCGATCGCAAATCAGATTCTCCCAACGGTTCTGACTCGAACACATCCAACGCTGCACCACCAATTTTACCCTCTTTAATCGCCGCTGCCAAAGCTGACTCATCAATGATGCCACCACGGGCGCAATTGATAATTCTCGCTGTTGGTTTCATCCTCGCCAAAGTTTTAGCGTTGATTAAATTTGTTGTTTCCGGGGTTTTCGGGATGTGTAAAGTAATATAGTCTGCTTGTTGGAACAGTAAATCTAATTCCACCAACTGACAGCCCATTTGTTCGGCGCGTTCTGTGGAAATAAAGGGATCATAAGCTAATAATTTCATGCCCATAGCCTTAGCTACAGTCGCAACATGAGAGCCAATTTTCCCCAAGCCCACAACGCCCAGGGTTTTTTTGTATACTTCTGCACCGACAAAAGTTTTCCGATCCCACTCTCCCCTTTTTACGGAAGCATTGGCATCAGGGATATGACGGGATAAAGATAACATCATTGCTAGTGCGTGTTCCGCCGCTGCGATCGTGTTTCCTTCAGGAGAATTAACGACTACAATACCTCTGCGGGTAGCAGCAGGAACATCTACATTATCCACACCCACACCAGCACGTCCAATAATTTTTAATTGTGTGCCAGCTTCAATAATTTCTTGAGTGACGCGAGTTCCAGAACGAATCATCAGCGCGTCATACTCACCAATAATTTCTATCAATTCTGCTGGTTTTAGACCTGTTTTGACATCAACCGTGGCAACTTGGGAAAGAATGTCAATACCAGCTTGGTCAATCGGATCGGAGACAAGAACCTTGGACATGATTACTTCATTTATAATTCTAGGTTTTCCGCAAACATTCAGCTATTTAGCGGTCAGCAGTCAGGTTTTTAACAGTTACACCCAAAATCATATATTTGATAATCTACTGTTTGATAAAACATTCTGACTCCTGACTCCTGACTCCTGAATTCTTACGAATTTGCTGTACAAGACTTTTAAGTTTAGTGCTTATCTGCAACAATTCAGCAAAAATTATGTGTTTGTGTCAGACTGCCCATCACGTACTTCTAAAGCGTAATTCTGCACAGCTTTGGTAATTTCTTCCCGCAAATTTGTATAAACTTTAGCAAAGGGGGGCTGTTTTTCTGAAAGTCCCAACACATCAGAAGTAACTAAAATCTGTCCGTCACATTGTGAACCTGCACCAATACCAATAGTGGGAATACGCAATTTTTGGGTAATTTCTAATGCTAAATTTGCGGGTATATGTTCTAATACTATTGAGAATACACCGGCTTGTTCTAGAGCGATCGCTTCATTTAAAATTCTTTCACCCGCTGCTGGACTTTTTCCCTGTTGTCGCAAACCCATTTTATGTATTGATTGCGGTGTCAATCCTACATGACCCATCACCGGAATACCCGCTTGCACCAACCTGGCCACAGTTTCAATCATTGCCGGATGCCCTCCCTCTAATTTTACCGCTTGTGCGCCAGTTTCTTTCAGCACTCTTCCGGCTGAGTGCATCGCTTGGGATATACTTTCTTGATAAGTTAAAAATGGTAAATCAACAACAACTAGAGCGCGTTTCACACCACGACGCACAGCTTTAGCATGATGAATCATTTCATCGAGAGTAATTGGCAGTGTTGTTTCATACCCAAGCACAACTGCCAGAGAATCTCCTACCAGGATTAAGTCCACACCAGCTGCATCTAACAGTTGAGCGATCGCATAATCCCAAGCAGTCAAAGCGACAATTGCCCGTCCCTGCTGTTTCCATTGTATTAATTGCTGGGTAGTAATTGCCATAAACTATTTTAGATTTTAGATTTTAGATTTTGGATGAGGACTCAGGAGTCGTAGGGGCGTTCGCGGAGCGTGCTGGAAGCATCAGCATTCGGAAAATAAACTTGGGAAAAAAACCGATAATTGATCGCCCGAATGCTTCGCCCGTACAGGAGTCAGGAGGGAGAATTATCTATCACCTCTTCCCAGTCCCCAGTCCCTACTTCACAGCCCGGCCAAAACCAAAATGAGGCTGTGCTTTATCCATTGTAGGCATTAACCAAGCTAGTCCCTCGCTGGTTCCCACCCACAACTTATTACCAAGATCAGGTGCAATAGTCAGCACCCGACTAGAAGGAAGTCCAGCGACTCTATCTAACAAAGCTCCTGTATCTGGATTTAATCTTAGCAACCCATTGGTAGTACCTACCCAAACACTACCATCTTGAGCAAAACGCACTGAAGTTACATTTCTTCCCCGCAGTGGAGTGACAGACCGCAGCACAATACCATTTTTCGGGTTAACTACCAATAATTGATTCGGCATTCCTGCCCAAATTAACCCTTCGGGACTGATAGCCAAAGCTTGCACAGTCGCCCCTGGTAAATTATTTATCCTCTTCATAATCAAAGCACTGGCGGTATTAACCCTTATCAGCCCGTCCAAAGTCCCAGCCCAAAGCTGACCTTCAGCGTCTAAAGTCATCGCATTGACGCTAACACCGGGCATATTTTTGACAGTTGTCATAATTAAGCCTTGGTCAGGACTAATCAAAGCTAAACCGCTATCAGTACCCGTCCATAAATAACCACGTTTATCAATCAGCAGCGATAATACCCGTTTGGAAGGTAGTAATAAATTCTGGGCTGTAATTTCATTAGTACGGGGGTCTACTCGTGTCAAGCCTTCATAATTTCCCACCCACAAACGACCGACTTTATCTTGTGCTAAAGCACCAATAGTCACATTTGGTAAACTGACGCGAGCAATAACATTACCCGTATTTGGGTCAATCCGCGATAAACCCCGCCAAGAACCTACCCACAGATTACCAGCAAAATCTCCTAGTAAGTTACTAATCCGGTAATCAGTTTCTGCTTCTCTCTCCAGCACATCTCGGTCATCGGGTAAGGGATCTACTCGTTTTGGCGGTGGTGCAACTGGGTAAGTAGTTGTGGAATTAGCGGGATTGACATCAGATTTTTGTTGCGCTCTTACTCGCATTGCTGTGCTGGACAGACCTATCAGCCCCAGTAAGATAGAAATCATTAATAAACGAGTACGTTTATGAAAAAATACCACGGTTGTATATCCTTATCACGAGTAATTTTTACATCCACTGCGATTTTTAGGCAGGATAGTGGGAGTATAGAAAAAATCCCTATGTGAACTGTATTCCTATATAACTAATAATCACCATTTGTAAAGTAGTCTTAACAAAATGTTTGCAAATTTCATTAATAAGAAATTTAAATATAAAAGTTAAAAACTTTCAAAGGATAACTTATTCAATTATTGATATATTGTGAGACAAGTTACAAATTCCGTCCTGTGCAGTTTTTTATCTTTGGCTCACTCTGGAGCTAAACAGCAGTTAGTGAAGTTTCCTCTATATCTTTTTACCCAATCAGGGCAAGATATCAGGAGAAAAAAACCGGGAGCATAAGCTAGACAGTTTAAAACCCTAATTTCTCCTAGTTTTAAGGCATCAATTCCATAATGCCTGTAAAGCGCCGAAGTTTCTCTGAAATTAAGCAGGTTTAGTAAGGTAAGCAAAAAAGATAGAAAAGACTTTGTGTTCGTGGAACGGGGGAAAACCCAAAGCGCCTGGATGTGCGCCTCTACTATATAGAGATAAAAAGGTGCGGTGAATTGCTACCGCTACCAGATGTTTGACGCACAAACAAAGCTACCCTGAACCTACAGCCGACCCTAAATTATAAGTTTTTCTTATATATATAATGAGAAAATGAGAAAAATAAAGGGTGATAAAAAGTTGCACATAACGTGATTTGATAGTAAAAAGATTGACTTCTTGGAAGGAAAATATGTCTTACGCGCAAACGAAGACTCAGGCTAAATCTGGGTATCAAGCTGGGGTTAAAGATTACAGACTAACTTATTACACTCCTGATTACACACCTAAAGATACAGATATTCTTGCAGCATTCCGGATGACTCCTCAACCTGGAGTTCCACCCGAAGAAGCTGGTGCTGCGGTAGCGGCTGAGTCTTCTACAGGTACTTGGACAACTGTATGGACAGACTTGCTCACCGACCTAGATCGCTACAAAGGTCGTTGCTACGACATCGAGCCAGTTGCTGGTGAAGATAACCAATACATTGCTTATGTTGCTTATCCTCTCGACTTGTTTGAGGAAGGTTCCGTAACCAATATGTTGACCTCTATTGTAGGTAACGTATTTGGTTTCAAAGCATTACGCGCACTGCGTTTGGAAGACTTGCGGATTCCCGTTGCTTACCTGAAGACCTTCCAAGGTCCTCCTCACGGTATTCAAGTTGAACGCGACAAGTTGAACAAGTATGGTCGTCCTTTGTTGGGTTGTACCATTAAGCCCAAATTGGGTCTTTCTGCTAAGAACTACGGACGCGCTGTATACGAATGTTTGCGCGGTGGTTTGGACTTTACAAAAGATGATGAAAACATCAACTCTGCACCATTCCAAAGATGGCGCGATCGCTTCTTGTTCGTAGCAGAAGCAATCCACAAAGCACAAGCAGAAACCGGCGAGATCAAGGGTCACTACTTGAACGTAACCGCTCCTACCTGTGAGCAAATGCTGGAACGGGCTGAGTACGCTAAAGAACTCAAAATGCCCATCATCATGCACGACTACCTGACCGCAGGTTTCACAGCTAACACAACCTTGGCTCATTGGTGTCGTAAGAACGGTATTTTGCTGCACATTCACCGTGCGATGCACGCCGTTATCGACCGTCAAAAGAACCACGGTATTCACTTCCGTGTATTGGCTAAAACCTTGCGGATGTCTGGTGGCGACCACATTCACACCGGTACAGTTGTTGGTAAATTGGAAGGCGAACGCGGTATCACAATGGGCTTCGTTGACCTCCTACGTGAAAACTACGTTGAGCAAGACAAGTCTCGCGGTATCTACTTCACCCAAGATTGGGCTTCTATGCCTGGTGTAATGGCAGTTGCTTCCGGTGGTATCCACGTATGGCATATGCCCGCACTGTTAGAAATCTTTGGTGATGACTCCGTACTACAGTTTGGTGGTGGTACACTTGGTCACCCCTGGGGTAACGCTCCTGGTGCAACCGCTAACCGCGTAGCTCTAGAAGCTTGTGTTCAAGCTCGTAACGAAGGACGTAGCTTGGCTCGTGAAGGTAACGACATTATCCGCGAAGCGGCTAAGTGGTCTCCTGAATTGGCCGTTGCTTGCGAACTGTGGAAAGAAATCAAGTTCGAGTTTGAAGCAATGGATACCGTCTGATCATTTAGGATTTGGGATTTTGGACTTTGGATGAATATAAAATCCAAAATCTAAAATCCAAAATCTATAGGGCTGGGTCAAGCATGAATCTAAAGCAAATTGCGAAAGACACAGCCAAAACTCTCCAAAGCTACCTAACTTATCAGGCGCTGCGGACTGTATTGGCACAGCTAGGCGAAACAAATCCTCCTTTAGCATATTGGTTGCAAAACTTTTCTGCTGGAAAAATCCAGGACGGAGAAGCATATATTGAGGAACTGTTTCTGGTAAAGTCAGATTTGGCTTTGCGGATTATGACTGTCAGGGAACACATTGCGGCGGAAGTGACAGATTTCTTACCAGAAATGGTGCGTACTGGCATTCAGCAAGCCAACATGGAACAGCGTCGCCAGCATCTCGAACGCATCACGCAACTAAATTTATCAAATCCCAGCCCAATAACTGAACAGCAGACAGTTTCAGATCCTGATTTGGATAATTTATCTGGTTAGGATAGGCGCAAGCCCCAAAAACCAAGTAGTAAAAAATAGCCACTTAAAACAGCCATGCAAACTTTACCGAAAGAGCGTCGTTACGAAACCCTTTCTTATTTGCCCCCCCTATCTGACGCGCAAATAGCCAAGCAAGTTCAGTACATTCTGACTCAAGGCTACATTCCAGCAGTTGAGTTCAATGAAACTTCTGAACCAACCGAATTATTCTGGACAATGTGGAAGCTGCCTTTGTTTGGTGCTAAAACCACTCAAGAAGTATTAGGTGAAGTTCAAGCTTGCCGTTCTCAGTACGGTAATTGCTATGTTCGTGTTGTAGGTTTTGACAACATCAAACAGTGCCAAGTTCTCAGCTTTATCGTTCACAAACCCAGCAGATACTAAATTCTGATTTGGTTTAAATAATTTGTTTTTTTGGAGGGGTAGAGTTTTCTATCTCTCTTTTTTAGTTTTTGATGGAGAATAGAATTGTTAGTGGAGTAGCACACACAAAACGGTGGTATTATACAACAAATTACTCTTGATGAAGCTTACTATAATCGCGCAGTTGCTAATTATTTTTTG
It contains:
- the serA gene encoding phosphoglycerate dehydrogenase, with the translated sequence MSKVLVSDPIDQAGIDILSQVATVDVKTGLKPAELIEIIGEYDALMIRSGTRVTQEIIEAGTQLKIIGRAGVGVDNVDVPAATRRGIVVVNSPEGNTIAAAEHALAMMLSLSRHIPDANASVKRGEWDRKTFVGAEVYKKTLGVVGLGKIGSHVATVAKAMGMKLLAYDPFISTERAEQMGCQLVELDLLFQQADYITLHIPKTPETTNLINAKTLARMKPTARIINCARGGIIDESALAAAIKEGKIGGAALDVFESEPLGESDLRSLGKDIILTPHLGASTTEAQVNVAIDVAEQIRDVILGLPARSAVNIPGLGPDILEELKPYMQLAETLGNLVGQLAGGRVETLTVKLQGELATNKSQPLVVAALKGLLYQALRERVNYVNASIEAKERGIRVIETRDASARDYAGSLHLEATGTLGTHSVTGALLGDKEIHLTDVDGFPINVPPSKYMLFTLHRDMPGIIGKLGSLLGSFNVNIASMQVGRKIVRGDAVMALSIDDPLPDGILDEIKQVSGIRDAYTVTL
- the panB gene encoding 3-methyl-2-oxobutanoate hydroxymethyltransferase, with the protein product MAITTQQLIQWKQQGRAIVALTAWDYAIAQLLDAAGVDLILVGDSLAVVLGYETTLPITLDEMIHHAKAVRRGVKRALVVVDLPFLTYQESISQAMHSAGRVLKETGAQAVKLEGGHPAMIETVARLVQAGIPVMGHVGLTPQSIHKMGLRQQGKSPAAGERILNEAIALEQAGVFSIVLEHIPANLALEITQKLRIPTIGIGAGSQCDGQILVTSDVLGLSEKQPPFAKVYTNLREEITKAVQNYALEVRDGQSDTNT
- a CDS encoding two-component regulator propeller domain-containing protein translates to MVFFHKRTRLLMISILLGLIGLSSTAMRVRAQQKSDVNPANSTTTYPVAPPPKRVDPLPDDRDVLEREAETDYRISNLLGDFAGNLWVGSWRGLSRIDPNTGNVIARVSLPNVTIGALAQDKVGRLWVGNYEGLTRVDPRTNEITAQNLLLPSKRVLSLLIDKRGYLWTGTDSGLALISPDQGLIMTTVKNMPGVSVNAMTLDAEGQLWAGTLDGLIRVNTASALIMKRINNLPGATVQALAISPEGLIWAGMPNQLLVVNPKNGIVLRSVTPLRGRNVTSVRFAQDGSVWVGTTNGLLRLNPDTGALLDRVAGLPSSRVLTIAPDLGNKLWVGTSEGLAWLMPTMDKAQPHFGFGRAVK
- a CDS encoding form I ribulose bisphosphate carboxylase large subunit, which encodes MSYAQTKTQAKSGYQAGVKDYRLTYYTPDYTPKDTDILAAFRMTPQPGVPPEEAGAAVAAESSTGTWTTVWTDLLTDLDRYKGRCYDIEPVAGEDNQYIAYVAYPLDLFEEGSVTNMLTSIVGNVFGFKALRALRLEDLRIPVAYLKTFQGPPHGIQVERDKLNKYGRPLLGCTIKPKLGLSAKNYGRAVYECLRGGLDFTKDDENINSAPFQRWRDRFLFVAEAIHKAQAETGEIKGHYLNVTAPTCEQMLERAEYAKELKMPIIMHDYLTAGFTANTTLAHWCRKNGILLHIHRAMHAVIDRQKNHGIHFRVLAKTLRMSGGDHIHTGTVVGKLEGERGITMGFVDLLRENYVEQDKSRGIYFTQDWASMPGVMAVASGGIHVWHMPALLEIFGDDSVLQFGGGTLGHPWGNAPGATANRVALEACVQARNEGRSLAREGNDIIREAAKWSPELAVACELWKEIKFEFEAMDTV
- the rcbX gene encoding RuBisCO chaperone RbcX yields the protein MNLKQIAKDTAKTLQSYLTYQALRTVLAQLGETNPPLAYWLQNFSAGKIQDGEAYIEELFLVKSDLALRIMTVREHIAAEVTDFLPEMVRTGIQQANMEQRRQHLERITQLNLSNPSPITEQQTVSDPDLDNLSG
- a CDS encoding ribulose bisphosphate carboxylase small subunit; the encoded protein is MQTLPKERRYETLSYLPPLSDAQIAKQVQYILTQGYIPAVEFNETSEPTELFWTMWKLPLFGAKTTQEVLGEVQACRSQYGNCYVRVVGFDNIKQCQVLSFIVHKPSRY